One Pochonia chlamydosporia 170 chromosome 5, whole genome shotgun sequence DNA segment encodes these proteins:
- a CDS encoding GABA permease GabA (similar to Cordyceps militaris CM01 XP_006668668.1) — MEDNRGTIRHRPTKDATEADASLELMGIKSNLDRNAFSNLSMLGMAFAIVNTWCAIGTTVNASLPSGGPSSAVWGIIVAGGFNLCCGVSLAEFLSAYPTAGGQYHWAAVASWKSTRRGVSYVTGWINLAAWVCLAAANCLLVSGIIMSYAELMYPGFLQKPWQRLLLYIAVDVIAFSYNLLANRFLSHLNKYNMFFTLAGFVISLVTILACAAPDFQSAKFVFGGFINESGWPDGWAWQLGLLQGAFSVTAYDSTIHMIEEMPNPTRQGPRLMIYAIVMAVITGFAYIAAVLAVISDVPSAISASQPLLEIYYQATQSKAGSICLMLFPLLSFVLCAIDDMATSARIAYALARDGGMPFSKHFERISPTFGAPVAGLLWCFVWDVVLGLIFLGSTNAFNAIISAAVVCFTITYAIPPGINMLRGRRMLPENRSFKLPNTVGYICNAAGVAWALLTTVLFVWPPTRPTDAVNMNYCIVAFGVIVVIAGSNWILSARKSYQPPALELVDNHRTVLVGVDQLTDKDVTSEMEGSGQEKAE, encoded by the exons TTGTAAACACATGGTGTGCCATTGGCACAACCGTCAACGCTTCCCTGCCCTCCGGAGGGCCCAGCAGCGCCGTTTGgggcatcatcgtcgccggTGGCTTCAATCTGTGCTGTGGTGTTTCTCTCGCCGAGTTTCTATCCGCTTATCCGACCGCCGGTGGACAGTATCACTGGGCAGCAGTAGCTAGCTGGAAGTCAACAAGACGAGGAGTCAGCTATGTCACCGGCTGGATCAACCTTGCCGCGTGGGTATGCTTAGCTGCGGCCAATTGCTTACTTGTGAGCGGAATTATCATGAGTTACGCGGAGCTCATGTATCCGGGCTTTCTTCAAAAGCCGTGGCAACGGCTCTTGCTATATATCGCGGTTGATGTTATTGCCTTCAGCTATAACCTGCTTGCAAACCGCTTCTTGAGCCACTTGAACAAGTATAACATGTTCTTCACTCTTGCAGGCTTCGTAATTAGCTTGGTTACCATACTGGCATGTGCGGCTCCAGACTTCCAGAGCGCCAAGTTTGTGTTTGGAGGGTTTATCAACGAATCTGGCTGGCCGGATGGCTGGGCCTGGCAACTTGGTCTATTACAGGG AGCATTCTCAGTGACTGCGTATGACTCCACTATACATATGATCGAAGAGATGCCGAACCCAACGCGGCAAGGACCGAGGCTCATGATATACGCCATAGTCATGGCGGTCATCACTGGCTTTGCCTACATCGCTGCTGTACTCGCTGTTATAAGTGATGTCCCTTCGGCCATCTCAGCCTCGCAGCCACTTCTTGAGATATATTACCAGGCCACACAAAGCAAAGCTGGTAGTATCTGTCTGATGTTGTTTCCGCTTCTCTCTTTTGTTCTGTGCGCTATCGACGACATGGCCACCAGCGCTCGCATAGCCTACGCTTTAGCACGCGACGGCGGTATGCCGTTTAGCAAGCATTTTGAACGCATTAGCCCAACCTTTGGCGCTCCAGTGGCCGGGCTGCTGTGGTGCTTCGTTTGGGATGTCGTCCTTGGGCTTATCTTTCTTGGCTCTACCAATGCCTTTAACGCCATTATCTCCGCCGCGGTTGTCTGCTTCACCATTACATACGCCATCCCCCCTGGCATTAACATGTTGCGCGGCCGTCGCATGCTCCCTGAGAACCGGAGTTTTAAGCTACCAAACACCGTTGGCTATATTTGCAATGCTGCCGGTGTTGCCTGGGCATTGCTTACAACTGTCCTCTTCGTGTGGCCCCCGACGAGACCGACTGACGCAGTTAATATGAACTATTGTATCGTTGCTTTTGGCGTGATAGTCGTCATTGCCGGCTCCAATTGGATCCTGAGCGCTAGAAAGTCCTACCAGCCACCTGCTCTTGAACTCGTCGATAACCACCGTACAGTCCTGGTTGGCGTCGACCAATTGACTGATAAAGATGTAACGAGCGAGATGGAAGGGAGTGGTCAGGAGAAGGCCGAGTAG